In one window of Solanum pennellii chromosome 2, SPENNV200 DNA:
- the LOC107011459 gene encoding pectinesterase-like, giving the protein MATSSQPLLDSPKTKSSSSTKALYVLLSLAAIVGSVGFISIWAIHGTSISLTTRICDTAHDQPSCLAMLSEVAPAGLMDTKTVDLLQMVLHKSSLKIHETIHLASNVNGRINNGQEQVALEDCLELMDLSRDRLMDSMMGLGNLTAQAHFDVHSWLSSILTNHVTCIDGLNGQARSIMEPMLNDLVARARTSLALMVAIAPQKNIVATVSDGLPSWVSANDRRLLQLSANAIAANVVVAKDGSGKYKTVKEAVASAPDNSKTRYVIYVKKGTYKENVEIGKKKKNLMLVGDGMDATIITGNLNVIDGSTTFKSATVAAVGDGFIAQDIQFQNTAGPQKHQAVALRVGADQSVINRCKIDAFQDTLYTHTLRQFYRDCYITGTVDFIFGNAAVVFQNSKLAARKPMSGQKNMVTAQGREDPNQNTGTSIQKCDIIPSSDLAPVKGSVKTYLGRPWKAYSRTVYMQSNIGDHIDPAGWSEWDGDFALKTVYYGEYMNKGAGAGISKRVNWPGYHKALTTSEATKFTVGQLIQGAAWLKSTGVSYTDGL; this is encoded by the exons ATGGCTACTTCCTCTCAACCATTGTTAGATTCTCCGAAAACAAAATCCTCCTCTTCTACTAAAGCTCTCTATGTGCTTCTCTCCTTAGCTGCTATTGTGGGCTCAGTTGGATTCATTTCAATCTGGGCCATCCATGGTACATCAATTTCCTTGACAACTCGTATTTGTGATACGGCCCATGATCAGCCATCTTGCTTAGCCATGCTCTCTGAGGTTGCACCTGCTGGTCTGATGGATACAAAAACAGTTGATTTGCTACAGATGGTTTTGCATAAATCATCGTTAAAAATCCACGAGACGATCCACTTGGCCAGCAATGTGAATGGTCGGATCAATAATGGCCAGGAACAAGTAGCTCTAGAAGATTGTTTAGAGTTGATGGATTTGTCAAGGGATAGATTAATGGACTCCATGATGGGACTTGGGAACCTAACGGCCCAAGCCCATTTTGATGTTCATTCATGGCTAAGTAGCATTCTCACCAACCATGTTACTTGCATAGATGGCCTAAATGGCCAGGCCCGGTCTATTATGGAGCCTATGTTGAATGATTTGGTAGCAAGAGCAAGGACTTCCTTGGCCTTGATGGTTGCAATTGCACCACAAAAGAATATTGTAGCAACAGTTAGTGATGGATTGCCCTCATGGGTTAGTGCTAATGATAGAAGACTTTTGCAACTTTCAGCAAATGCAATAGCAGCCAATGTTGTAGTGGCTAAAGATGGCAGTGGAAAATACAAAACCGTAAAAGAAGCAGTTGCGTCTGCTCCAGATAATAGTAAGACTAGATATGTTATTTATGTCAAAAAAGGAACTTATAAAGAAAATGTTGAGATtgggaaaaagaagaagaatttaaTGCTTGTGGGTGATGGCATGGATGCAACTATTATCACTGGAAACTTGAATGTTATCGATGGCTCAACAACTTTCAAATCTGCAACTGTTG CTGCTGTTGGGGATGGATTCATAGCCCAAGATATACAATTCCAAAACACAGCAGGGCCACAAAAGCACCAAGCAGTGGCCCTTCGTGTTGGAGCAGATCAATCCGTTATCAACCGCTGCAAAATAGATGCATTCCAGGACACTCTCTATACCCACACACTCCGTCAATTCTACAGAGATTGTTACATCACTGGCACTGTCGATTTTATCTTTGGTAACGCAGCAGTTGTGTTCCAAAACTCTAAACTGGCAGCCCGAAAGCCCATGAGCGGACAGAAAAACATGGTTACGGCACAAGGTCGTGAAGATCCAAACCAAAATACAGGAACTTCAATCCAGAAGTGTGacattattcctagctcggaccTTGCACCAGTGAAAGGGTCGGTGAAGACATATTTGGGCAGACCATGGAAAGCGTACTCGCGGACAGTGTACATGCAGTCCAACATTGGAGACCATATTGATCCAGCAGGTTGGTCAGAATGGGACGGTGATTTTGCATTGAAAACAGTGTATTATGGTGAGTACATGAACAAAGGAGCTGGTGCTGGAATTAGTAAGAGAGTAAACTGGCCTGGTTATCATAAAGCTTTAACAACTTCCGAGGCCACAAAGTTCACTGTGGGTCAGCTGATTCAAGGAGCAGCATGGTTAAAATCTACTGGTGTCTCTTACACTGATGGGTTGTGA
- the LOC107011460 gene encoding nuclear transport factor 2B, with protein sequence MEEQTEIVGRAFVDHYYNLFDNDRSSVGALYQPSSMFSFEGQKLLGSEDISAKLNALPFGQCRHVISTIDSQPSSFAGGIIVFVSGSIQLLGEDHPLRFSQMFHLIPTVEGSFFVQNDIFRLNYG encoded by the exons ATGGAAGAACAAACAGAAATAGTAGGAAGGGCATTTGTGGATCACTACTACAATCTTTTTGACAATGATCGATCATCAGTTGGTGCTCTATATCAACCAAGCTCCATGTTCTCATTTGAGGGGCAAAAGTTGCTCGGAAGTGAAGATATATCTGCTAAGCTTAATGCCTTGCCTTTTGGACAATGCCGGCATGTGATTAGCACCATTGATTCTCAACCTTCGTCCTTTGCTGGAGGGATCATAGTCTTTGTCAGTGGTAGCATTCAACTTCTTGGAGAGGACCATCCACTGAGGTTTAGTCAG ATGTTTCACTTGATCCCAACTGTGGAAGGAAGCTTCTTTGTGCAGAATGACATATTTCGCCTCAACTATGGCTAG